One region of Colius striatus isolate bColStr4 chromosome 4, bColStr4.1.hap1, whole genome shotgun sequence genomic DNA includes:
- the SALL3 gene encoding sal-like protein 3, translating into MSRRKQAKPQHLKSDEEPQAEVVSEHAVPGEGADDGDSGNESRSGSEETNVCEKCCAEFFKWTDFLEHKKSCTKNPLVLIVNEDEAAPPPAEEFPEPSPASSPSDQAESEAAEEGVQAENNDSAEVKTAEKEEEPMEVETSAEKSFQNQGTSNTATPLPQIPEPPSMTTYNMPNTNVTLETLLSTKVAVAQFSQSTRSTASTGISSGVTAMAIPMILEQLMALQQQQIHQLQLIEQIRSQVAMMNRQPLRPSLNTVVAAVGGPGQAANQLQGFAASAAVQLAAVIPPAMVGQPAGGQPAAFDGSQHISRPTSGASTPNVSSGGSSGPPESSGPSSSSAITSITPLSVSNAPNSASQPQNASTPPSIGHGSLTSVSSLPNPLLPQTSSNSVIFPNPLVSIAATANALDPLSALMKHRKGKPPNVSVFEPKSSSEDPFFKHKCRFCAKVFGSDSALQIHLRSHTGERPFKCNICGNRFSTKGNLKVHFQRHKEKYPHIQMNPYPVPEYLDNVPTCSGIPYGMSLPPEKPVTTWLDSKPVLPTVPTSIGLQLPPTIPGVNSYGDSPSITPMSRSPQRPSPASSECTSLSPSLNASESGVPASSESPQPLQSGSSLTKAEPVTLPPTSTRLGDLSAGGQVSTASTSSIATTVTDSSVATSLPNPVLPAVSDQFKAKFPFGGLLDSMQTSETSKLQQLVENIDKKMTDPNQCVICHRVLSCQSALKMHYRTHTGERPFKCKICGRAFTTKGNLKTHFGVHRAKPPLRVQHSCPICQKKFTNAVVLQQHIRMHMGGQIPNTPLPEGFQDAMDSELAYDEKNVDTLSNFDDDIDENSMEEDPELKDTASDSSKPLISYSGSCPSSPPSVISSIAALENQMKMIDSVMNCQQLAGLKSIENGSGESDHLSNDSSSAVGDLESQSAGSPAMSESSSSMQALSPVNSNSESFRSKSPGLSNQEEPQEIQLKTEKPDSPPPATENGGALDLTSTNPGRPIIKEEAPFSLLFLNRERGPSQSTPSLVTSTAPTMIKMEVNGHSKPISLGEVPSLPAGIQVPAAPQTVMSPGITPMLAPPPRRTPKQHNCQSCGKTFSSASALQIHERTHTGEKPFGCTICGRAFTTKGNLKVHMGTHMWNNAPARRGRRLSVENPMALLGGDALKFSEMFQKDLAARAMNVDPNFWNQYAAAITNGLAMKNNEISVIQNGGIPQLPVSLGGGAIPPLSNLTGGMDKARTGSSPPIVSLDKASSETGASRPFTRFIEDNKEIGIN; encoded by the exons ATGTCTCGTCGGAAGCAAGCGAAACCCCAGCACCTCAAATCGGACGAAGAGCCGCAAGCGGAGGTAGTTTCCGAGCACG CAGTCCCGGGGGAAGGAGCAGATGACGGTGACAGCGGGAACGAGAGCAGGAGCGGAAGCGAAGAAACCAACGTCTGCGAGAAATGCTGCGCCGAGTTCTTCAAGTGGACGGACTTCCTGGAGCACAAGAAGAGCTGCACTAAAAACCCCCTGGTGCTGATCGTCAACGAGGAtgaagcagctccacctcccGCTGAGGAGTTCCCCGAGCCCTCGCCTGCCAGCTCGCCCAGTGACCAGGCAGAGAGTGAAGCTGCTGAAGAAGGCGTCCAGGCAGAGAACAACGACAGCGCTGAGGTAAAGACCGcggaaaaggaagaagagccGATGGAGGTAGAAACTTCAGCGGAGAAGAGTTTCCAGAATCAAGGCACCTCAAACACAGCTACTCCTCTACCTCAGATCCCCGAACCACCCTCCATGACAACCTATAACATGCCAAACACCAACGTCACGCTAGAGACCCTGCTGAGCACGAAAGTGGCGGTGGCGCAGTTCTCGCAGAGCACGCGGAGCACGGCGTCCACTGGCATCAGTAGCGGGGTGACGGCCATGGCCATCCCCATGATCCTGGAGCAGCTcatggccctgcagcagcagcagattcaCCAGCTCCAGCTGATCGAGCAGATCCGCAGCCAGGTGGCCATGATGAACCGTCAGCCGCTCCGGCCGTCCCTCAACACGGTGGTGGCCGCGGTGGGCGGCCCCGGGCAGGCGGCCAACCAACTGCAGGGCTTCGCCGCCAGCGCCGCCGTGCAGCTCGCCGCGGTCATCCCCCCGGCCATGGTGGGCCAGCCCGCCGGCGGCCAGCCCGCCGCCTTCGACGGCTCGCAGCACATCTCGAGGCCCACATCTGGAGCGAGCACGCCCAACGTCTCCAGCGGCGGCTCCTCCGGCCCACCCGAGTCGAGCGGCCCTTCCTCGTCCAGCGCAATCACGTCCATAACGCCGCTTTCCGTGTCAAACGCTCCCAACAGCGCTTCGCAGCCCCAGAACGCTTCCACTCCGCCTTCGATAGGACACGGGAGCCTCACCTCAGTGTCCAGCCTGCCAAACCCACTTCTACCTCAGACTTCATCAAACAGCGTGATCTTCCCCAACCCGCTGGTCAGCATCGCTGCCACGGCGAACGCGCTGGATCCTCTCTCTGCCCTCATGAAGCACCGCAAAGGGAAGCCACCAAACGTGTCAGTGTTTGAGCCCAAGTCGAGTTCTGAGGATCCCTTTTTCAAACACAAATGCCGGTTTTGTGCCAAGGTCTTTGGAAGCGACAGCGCTTTACAAATCCACCTCCGCTCGCATACGGGCGAAAGACCTTTCAAGTGCAACATCTGCGGAAACCGCTTTTCCACAAAGGGCAACCTGAAAGTCCATTTTCAGAGGCATAAAGAGAAATACCCTCACATCCAGATGAACCCTTACCCCGTTCCAGAATACCTCGATAACGTGCCCACCTGCTCTGGAATCCCATACGGGATGTCGCTGCCTCCCGAAAAGCCGGTCACAACGTGGCTGGACAGCAAACCCGTTCTGCCCACCGTCCCGACTTCCAtcgggctgcagctgccccccACCATACCTGGTGTAAACAGTTATGGAGATTCTCCAAGCATCACTCCCATGAGCAGGTCACCCCAGAGGCCTTCTCCCGCCTCCAGCGAATGCACTTCCCTGTCCCCGAGCCTCAACGCTTCGGAGTCGGGCGTCCCGGCATCCTCCGAGTCCCCGCAGCCCCTTCAGAGCGGCTCATCTCTGACCAAGGCAGAACCTGTCACTCTGCCTCCCACGAGCACGCGGCTCGGGGACCTTTCTGCAGGCGGGCAGGTGTCCACAGCTTCCACGTCTTCAATTGCTACGACTGTCACAGACAGCAGTGTTGCAACGAGCCTCCCAAACCCCGTGCTTCCAGCAGTGTCGGACCAGTTTAAGGCCAAGTTTCCGTTCGGTGGTCTGCTAGACTCTATGCAAACGTCAGAAACctcaaaactgcagcagctagTGGAGAACATTGATAAGAAGATGACAGATCCAAATCAATGCGTCATTTGTCACCGCGTGCTGAGTTGTCAGAGCGCTCTCAAGATGCATTACAGAACGCATACAGGAGAAAGAccatttaaatgcaaaatttgTGGACGTGCCTTCACTACAAAAGGCaatctgaaaacacattttggAGTTCATCGAGCGAAGCCGCCACTTAGAGTACAGCACTCGTGTCCCATTTGTCAGAAGAAATTTACCAACGCAGTCGTTCTTCAGCAGCACATTCGCATGCACATGGGCGGGCAGATCCCGAACACGCCGCTGCCAGAGGGCTTCCAGGACGCCATGGACTCAGAGCTTGCCTACGACGAGAAGAACGTCGACACGCTGAGCAACTTCGACGACGACATCGACGAAAACTCTATGGAAGAGGACCCGGAGCTCAAGGACACGGCAAGCGACTCGTCCAAACCCCTCATCTCTTACTCTGGGTCGTGTCCTTCCTCGCCGCCTTCGGTGATCTCCAGCATTGCTGCTTTGGAGAACCAGATGAAAATGATCGATTCCGTCATGAACTGTCAGCAGCTGGCCGGTTTAAAATCCATAGAGAACGGGTCAGGGGAAAGTGACCATTTGAGCAACGACTCCTCGTCAGCCGTCGGTGATCTGGAAAGCCAGAGTGCAGGCAGCCCTGCGATGTCAGAGTCTTCTTCCTCCATGCAAGCGTTGTCTCCCGTAAACAGCAATAGCGAAAGCTTCCGATCCAAGTCTCCAGGCCTCAGTAACCAGGAAGAGCCACAAGAAATACagttaaagacagaaaaaccaGACAGTCCACCACCCGCGACTGAAAACGGAGGTGCATTAGATCTGACATCCACCAACCCAGGAAGACCCATCATCAAAGAGGAGGCTCCTTTTAGCCTGCTGTTCCTGAACAGAGAACGTG GTCCCAGCCAAAGTACTCCTAGCCTGGTCACCAGTACAGCACCTACCATGATCAAAATGGAAGTGAATGGTCACAGCAAGCCGATCTCTTTGGGTGAGGTTCCCTCGCTTCCAGCTGGAATCCAGGTTCCTGCTGCACCACAGACAGTGATGAGTCCGGGGATCACCCCTATGCTGGCACCCCCCCCTCGCCGGACTCCCAAGCAGCACAACTGTCAGTCGTGCGGGAAGACCTTCTCCTCAGCAAGTGCACTGCAGATACACGAGCGCACCCATACTGGTGAAAAACCGTTTGGTTGCACAATCTGTGGTAGAGCATTTACCACAAAGGGGAATCTTAAG GTTCACATGGGAACGCACATGTGGAATAACGCCCCAGCACGCCGCGGCCGCCGGCTCTCCGTGGAGAATCCCATGGCTCTGCTCGGCGGCGACGCGCTCAAGTTCTCCGAGATGTTCCAGAAGGATCTGGCAGCTCGGGCCATGAACGTTGACCCCAATTTTTGGAACCAGTACGCCGCAGCTATCACTAACGGACTTGCTATGAAGAACAATGAGATTTCTGTCATACAGAACGGAGGCATCCCCCAGCTCCCAGTAAGTCTAGGCGGAGGTGCCATCCCTCCTCTGAGTAACCTTACCGGTGGCATGGACAAAGCCCGCACGGGCAGCAGCCCTCCCATTGTCAGTCTGGACAAAGCAAGTTCTGAAACGGGAGCCAGTCGCCCATTCACCAGATTTATTGAGGATAATAAAGAGATTGGCATAAATTAA